ATCTCGTATATAAACGCCATGGGAAAAAAACCCTGAAATCCGATATCGAGCAAATCTTCGGACTGTTCCCCATACTGCGGGCCCGCCGGGATCAATACGCGGGCACGCTTTCCGGCGGGGAGCAGCAGATGCTGGCCATTGCCATGGCCCTGATGGCCAGGCCCCGGCTGCTGCTTCTGGATGAGCCCTCCATGGGGCTTGCGCCCATGATCGTCAAGGAGATCTTTCAGCGGGTGGCTGATCTCCAGGCGGAGCGTAAGCTTACGGTGCTTTTGATCGAGCAGAACGCGCGGGCGGCATTAAGAATCGCCGACCGGGGATATGTGATTGAGACCGGAAAGATCGTGCTGGAAGAGGAGGCCGGGGAACTTTTGGCCAACCAGGAGGTCAAGCGGGCCTATCTGGGCAAAGACCAACGTGAGATTTGGGAGTAGTAGCCATGTACTGGGACGAACGCATCGAATGCATGGACCGGGAGGAGCTTGCGCAGGTGCAGCTGGAGAATCTCCAGGCCACCTTAAACCGGGTCTATAAAAACGTGCGGCATTACCGGAAGGTTTTTCGGGAAGTCGATTTCATGCCCGAAGACCTTCAGTCCATCGCGGACATTCAGAAGCTTCCCTTTATCACCCGCCGCGATTTAAGTTGCAATTACCCCTATGAGATGTTTGCGGTGCCGCTGCGCGAAATCGTTCGTCTCCATACCGCCTCCTTTAATTTTGATGACCCCGTTGTCATCGGGTTTACGAAAAATGATATCCGCAGCTGGGCGGAACTGATGGCCCGGAATCTAACCGCTCTCGGGGTGGGAAAGGATGATGTGGTTCAGATCGCCCTGACTTTCGGCATTATCACCGGCCCCTTCGGGGTGCAGGTGGGGGCCGAAAG
The DNA window shown above is from Desulfobacterales bacterium and carries:
- a CDS encoding ABC transporter ATP-binding protein; this translates as MLRLVNVNSYYGLVHTLKNVSVHVNEGEIVSMLGANGAGKTTTLRAISGLQPVRTGKIYFDGREITNMSPEKLVEMGLAHVPEGRQIFQPMSVYDNLELGGHLVYKRHGKKTLKSDIEQIFGLFPILRARRDQYAGTLSGGEQQMLAIAMALMARPRLLLLDEPSMGLAPMIVKEIFQRVADLQAERKLTVLLIEQNARAALRIADRGYVIETGKIVLEEEAGELLANQEVKRAYLGKDQREIWE